TGGAGCTGCTCCGACCGTCTGCGTTTGCGTATTATGGCGTAACCGAGTCCGCCAATCAGCGCGACTGCGGCGAGACCGATGCCGGCCATCCAGGCAGTCGAAAGTCCGGAAGCCGTTCCTGCCGGGCCGGAGTCCGCAAAGGTTTGACCGATGACCGAAACCTTCTTGGCGATCAGCGTGTCGTCGCTGACGTTTTGACCGGAGCCTGCGAGCTGGGACCGCACAAGCGAGGTCAGAAACGCATTGATATCGGCTTTCGCCTGCGGCGTCAGCCTGCTTTGCTCGATGCCGACGCTGACCGATAAATCTTGAATCACATAAGGGCCCGACTCGATTTGATTGTTAATCCGATTAAACTCGTAGTTGGTTGTCCGGCTGTTTTCTTCGCTGCTTGTCGTACCGCTTCCGTCCGCCGCCTGGTACGTGGGGATGTCCGTCTGTCCCGTGCCGGCAACGCCCCCCGCGCCGCTTGACCCGGTTGCGGTTTTGTTGTCCTGCTGCTCGCTGACGATAATGCCGTTATTGTTGTTATTGTCCAGCGGCGTCACCAGGTGCTCGTCCGTCGTTTTTTTATCGAAATTAATCGAACTGCTGACGTTGACGACCAAGTTGTTCTGGCCGACGATCGGACCGAGAAACTGCTGGATTTTCTGTTTCAGGTCAAGCTCGTATTTGCGCTGGATCTGCAAATGCGTCTCGAGTGCCGTTGCGCCGGCTGCGCCGCCGAGCTCGCCGGAAGCGAGCAGCTCGCCTTGCGGGCTCGTAATGGTGATATTGTCCGCGCTCAGGTTCGGCACGGCCGTTTTGACGAGATTGTAATAGCCGTCGATTTCCTTCTGCGCCGGCCGGTAACCGGGCTTGAAGGTCATCATGATCGAAGCGGAAGCCTGATCCTTCTCATCCGTTGAGAGAAAAACGCTTTCTTCCGGCAAATTGACCAGCACCTTCGTTTGTTCGACGCCTTGCATGCCGTTTAGCAGCTTTTGAATTTCGCCGTTCAGCGCATTGCGGTATTTCACATCGAACTCGCGGTCCGTCGATCCGAACATCGATGAGCCGTCGTTAAAAGCGTCAAAGCCGATGGAGCCGTTTTGGACGAGTCCTTCGGAGCCCGCTTCCACTTTCACCTTTGCCGCCTCGGCCGCCGGCACCAGAATGCTTTGCCCGCCGTCGGTCAGCCGGTACGGAATTTTATTGCCGTCCAAATAATTCAGGACCGCTGCCGCGTCCGTATTGTCCAAATTTTGAAACGCGAGCTCGTAATGGGTCCGGGAGAAAAAAGCGGTCAATAGTATGACGGTCAGCAGAAGCACACCCGCAGACGCGCCAAGCCATATTTTTTGACTTTTCCCCATCCTGTTCCAATACCCGGCGACCGCCTGCCGATATCGGACGAATTTTTCGTTCACCGTTTCACCTCAATCTCAGGCTGTTGACAGGAGCTACATCTGCATCCGCATAATTTCCTGATAAGCGTCAATGACTTTGTTGCGGACTTGCGAGGTGAGCGCAAGGCTTAGCTCGGCTTGCTGCGATGCGATCA
This genomic window from Paenibacillus humicola contains:
- the fliF gene encoding flagellar basal-body MS-ring/collar protein FliF, which translates into the protein MNEKFVRYRQAVAGYWNRMGKSQKIWLGASAGVLLLTVILLTAFFSRTHYELAFQNLDNTDAAAVLNYLDGNKIPYRLTDGGQSILVPAAEAAKVKVEAGSEGLVQNGSIGFDAFNDGSSMFGSTDREFDVKYRNALNGEIQKLLNGMQGVEQTKVLVNLPEESVFLSTDEKDQASASIMMTFKPGYRPAQKEIDGYYNLVKTAVPNLSADNITITSPQGELLASGELGGAAGATALETHLQIQRKYELDLKQKIQQFLGPIVGQNNLVVNVSSSINFDKKTTDEHLVTPLDNNNNNGIIVSEQQDNKTATGSSGAGGVAGTGQTDIPTYQAADGSGTTSSEENSRTTNYEFNRINNQIESGPYVIQDLSVSVGIEQSRLTPQAKADINAFLTSLVRSQLAGSGQNVSDDTLIAKKVSVIGQTFADSGPAGTASGLSTAWMAGIGLAAVALIGGLGYAIIRKRRRSEQLQEADLPAKLEYPTIDLESVNDETQVRKQLETLAKRKPDEFVNLLRTWLVDE